A region from the Actinoplanes sp. OR16 genome encodes:
- a CDS encoding LysR family transcriptional regulator, producing the protein MELRQLSYVEAVARYGGFTRAAERLHVAQSAVSAQIRALEAELGLALFARTTRRVALTPAGELFVARARRVLAELDGARTELHEITAVVNGRVGIGATAALGSYDMAQALARFRDRFPGIALRLRSGTATSLLGALDEGELDLVVGPIYADLPPRFDALPLTDEHLLLAVPIGHALARTGRLTLGEARDEPFVSTPVGTGLRWILEDSCRSAGFTPRVEFETATYAGIRDLVSAGLGVGLLAKSAAEAAWGPAIAIRNLHPTPVHPPIGVMHSRDRPLSPAAQSCRHHLVELAGHQPDPSHREDPTEEPL; encoded by the coding sequence GTGGAGTTGCGCCAGCTGAGCTATGTCGAGGCGGTGGCCCGGTACGGCGGGTTCACCCGTGCCGCCGAGCGCCTGCACGTGGCCCAGTCGGCGGTGTCCGCGCAGATCCGGGCCCTGGAGGCCGAGCTGGGGCTGGCGCTGTTCGCCCGCACGACCCGGCGGGTGGCGCTGACTCCGGCGGGAGAGCTGTTCGTCGCGCGGGCCCGGCGGGTGCTGGCCGAGCTGGACGGGGCGCGGACCGAGCTCCATGAGATCACTGCCGTGGTCAACGGCAGAGTGGGGATCGGGGCGACAGCGGCGCTGGGGTCGTACGACATGGCTCAGGCCCTGGCCCGCTTCCGTGACCGGTTCCCGGGGATCGCGCTGCGCCTGCGCAGCGGCACCGCGACCAGCCTGCTCGGCGCCCTCGACGAGGGTGAGCTGGATCTGGTGGTGGGCCCGATCTACGCCGATCTGCCGCCGCGGTTCGACGCGCTGCCGCTGACCGACGAGCATCTGCTGCTGGCCGTCCCGATCGGTCACGCGCTGGCCCGGACCGGGCGGCTGACGCTGGGCGAGGCGCGCGACGAGCCGTTCGTGTCGACGCCGGTCGGCACCGGTCTGCGCTGGATCCTGGAGGACTCCTGCCGGTCCGCCGGTTTCACGCCGAGGGTCGAGTTCGAGACGGCCACCTACGCCGGCATCCGGGACCTGGTCTCGGCCGGGCTCGGCGTGGGCCTGCTGGCGAAATCGGCGGCGGAGGCGGCCTGGGGTCCGGCGATCGCGATCCGCAATCTGCATCCGACGCCCGTGCACCCGCCGATCGGGGTGATGCACTCCCGGGACCGGCCGCTGTCCCCGGCCGCGCAGTCCTGCCGTCACCATCTGGTCGAGCTGGCCGGCCACCAGCCCGATCCGTCCCATCGCGAGGACCCGACGGAGGAACCGTTGTGA
- a CDS encoding NACHT domain-containing NTPase, producing MPRNHWVRLAAGSAGLLIVLASLAVWLLSAGDDVLDSADKLAGVGGLVVGSLGLGIAVIGRPAGESGAGPTADRLAALVSRQWSAEAHLRLLDRPGPIPVRWRSTARRVGAAPAEVLAGAVGGRPIGLRLHHDVTGISETFTALPLGQLVILGGPGAGKTTALLELTLQLLDGRRPGDRVPVLLNLAAWGDARDLEQWLIARITDEYGHVLGRSAIADLVAAGSVLPLLDGLDELPQQTRKRVFKALNREYSRHGAVVVACRSRDFQRIVRAAGTPLGRAAVVELRPLSPDDLRPFLEAGQIDGATRWGPVLDQVTRQPDGALAAALSTPLMAYLARASYGRVDARPADLTEFTDAHDIERRLIASYLPALYGNATPRTRRWLAFLAGHLTATGRAEIRWWELRRAVPRWNVLSAVAFGLGAILTAWLVSLPSWYYGSNLVPLLAAAGLAGGYLHGRREPGTPGVAYLSVPIVIVALGIAAIFPSVAAGAGALILPAAFVAGLGAVRPLPRRGRIASRFAQAYLLSTIVLIGTVGLTHLSTGLGFDDGTIVFTGLALCAGFFTALTYTDSETHFPIPTGSMIGAACVLAGITELLSLQAALLSVAFNLAAGGMAWVSATTPLHGVRPRLWPAVGWALGAAILVGTVTLMFGAVMGGGALLAAAPISLFLGGITGAVIGLVRLFKRGQQEMAVTSPRAGLTAGRTAVLGIALTVAAALYAASLVTTYRCIFFAVILLGVACASIASPWPQFLLARTALALTGRLPWRLMRFLDDAHRRGVLRQVGSVHQFRHDVLQRHLAAEVRDGG from the coding sequence GTGCCGCGCAACCACTGGGTGAGACTGGCAGCCGGGAGCGCCGGGCTGCTGATCGTCCTCGCATCTCTCGCCGTCTGGCTGCTCAGCGCGGGCGATGACGTACTCGACTCCGCCGACAAGCTCGCCGGCGTCGGTGGTCTGGTGGTCGGTTCGCTGGGGCTGGGCATCGCGGTGATCGGCCGGCCGGCGGGGGAGAGCGGGGCCGGCCCGACGGCTGACCGGCTCGCTGCGCTCGTGTCGCGCCAGTGGTCCGCCGAGGCACACCTGCGGCTGCTGGATCGCCCGGGCCCGATCCCGGTGCGCTGGCGATCGACGGCACGGCGAGTCGGCGCGGCGCCCGCCGAGGTTCTCGCCGGAGCTGTGGGCGGGCGCCCGATCGGGCTGCGGCTTCACCACGACGTGACCGGGATCAGTGAGACGTTCACGGCGTTGCCACTGGGCCAGCTGGTGATCCTCGGCGGACCCGGAGCCGGCAAGACGACAGCGCTGCTGGAGCTCACGCTGCAGCTGCTGGACGGCCGCCGGCCCGGCGATCGGGTCCCGGTCCTGCTCAACCTGGCCGCCTGGGGCGACGCGCGAGACCTGGAGCAGTGGCTGATCGCGCGGATCACCGACGAGTACGGCCACGTTCTCGGACGGTCGGCGATCGCTGATCTGGTCGCCGCCGGGAGTGTCCTGCCGCTGCTCGACGGCCTCGACGAGCTGCCGCAACAGACCCGCAAGCGCGTCTTCAAGGCGTTGAACCGCGAATACAGCCGGCACGGCGCGGTCGTGGTGGCCTGCCGCAGCCGTGACTTCCAGCGCATCGTGCGCGCCGCCGGGACCCCGCTGGGCCGTGCCGCGGTGGTGGAGCTGCGTCCTCTCTCCCCGGACGATTTGCGACCGTTCCTGGAAGCCGGCCAGATCGACGGCGCCACGCGCTGGGGTCCGGTCCTCGACCAGGTGACACGGCAGCCGGACGGGGCGCTCGCGGCGGCGCTCTCGACACCGCTGATGGCCTATCTGGCCCGCGCGTCTTATGGCCGCGTCGATGCCCGGCCGGCCGATCTGACCGAGTTCACCGATGCTCACGACATCGAGCGGCGGCTGATCGCGAGCTATCTGCCCGCCCTGTACGGAAACGCCACGCCTCGGACGCGGCGGTGGCTCGCGTTCCTGGCCGGCCACCTGACGGCCACTGGCCGGGCGGAGATCCGGTGGTGGGAGCTGCGGCGGGCGGTTCCACGGTGGAACGTGCTCAGCGCGGTGGCCTTCGGGCTCGGGGCGATCCTGACGGCCTGGCTGGTCTCCCTGCCGAGCTGGTACTACGGGAGCAATCTGGTGCCGCTGCTCGCCGCAGCAGGACTGGCCGGCGGATATCTGCACGGGCGGCGGGAGCCTGGAACGCCGGGTGTCGCGTATCTGAGCGTCCCGATCGTCATCGTCGCCCTGGGTATCGCCGCGATCTTCCCGTCCGTGGCGGCAGGCGCCGGAGCACTCATCCTGCCCGCCGCGTTCGTCGCCGGCCTCGGCGCTGTCCGGCCACTGCCCCGGCGCGGGCGGATCGCCTCCCGCTTCGCACAGGCCTACCTGCTCAGTACGATCGTGCTGATCGGCACCGTAGGACTGACGCACCTGTCGACCGGTCTGGGCTTCGACGACGGAACGATCGTCTTCACCGGCCTGGCCCTGTGTGCCGGGTTCTTCACCGCGCTCACCTACACCGATTCGGAGACCCACTTCCCGATCCCCACCGGTTCCATGATCGGTGCCGCCTGTGTGCTGGCCGGTATCACCGAACTGCTCTCGCTCCAGGCGGCGCTGCTCTCGGTGGCCTTCAATCTCGCGGCCGGGGGCATGGCGTGGGTATCGGCGACCACACCGCTGCACGGTGTCCGCCCGCGCCTCTGGCCGGCCGTCGGCTGGGCCCTCGGCGCCGCCATCCTCGTAGGTACGGTCACGCTGATGTTCGGCGCTGTCATGGGTGGGGGCGCACTGCTGGCCGCGGCTCCGATCAGCCTGTTCCTCGGAGGAATCACCGGGGCGGTGATCGGGCTGGTGCGGCTCTTCAAACGAGGACAGCAGGAGATGGCCGTGACGAGCCCTCGCGCCGGTCTCACCGCCGGCCGGACCGCCGTGCTGGGGATCGCTCTCACCGTGGCGGCGGCCCTGTACGCGGCGTCGCTGGTCACCACGTATCGGTGCATCTTCTTCGCCGTGATCCTGCTCGGGGTCGCCTGCGCGAGTATCGCCTCACCGTGGCCGCAGTTCCTGCTGGCCCGCACGGCGCTCGCCCTGACCGGCCGGCTCCCCTGGCGGCTGATGCGCTTCCTCGACGACGCGCACCGCCGCGGCGTCCTGCGGCAGGTCGGCTCGGTCCACCAGTTCCGTCACGACGTCCTGCAACGACACCTCGCCGCCGAGGTTCGTGACGGTGGGTGA